A DNA window from Anaerocolumna sp. AGMB13020 contains the following coding sequences:
- a CDS encoding TetR/AcrR family transcriptional regulator, whose amino-acid sequence MTEQEQSTKERILQAAREEFLRVGFQNSSLRSIVKAAGVTTGAFYGYYPDKISLFDALVKEPADQLYEIYLKGHDYFAELPPERKITEMKEITKTDVIECFDYVYEHFDAFKLLVCCSEGTSYEDYLHRLAEVEVNSSYIFFSCFENMGRTAPVMPDDLNHMLASAYLSGFFEIVVHDMPKEEAWTYVDKLTDFFAAGWKDLLGFS is encoded by the coding sequence ATGACAGAACAGGAACAATCAACCAAAGAGCGTATATTACAGGCAGCCAGAGAAGAATTCTTAAGAGTGGGATTTCAGAATTCCTCTTTGCGTTCTATTGTGAAGGCAGCCGGTGTGACGACCGGAGCATTTTACGGTTATTATCCGGATAAGATCTCTTTGTTTGACGCCCTTGTGAAAGAACCTGCAGATCAACTCTATGAGATTTACTTAAAGGGACATGACTATTTTGCAGAACTGCCACCGGAAAGAAAGATAACTGAAATGAAGGAGATCACCAAGACCGATGTAATAGAGTGTTTCGATTATGTCTATGAACATTTTGATGCCTTTAAGCTGCTTGTATGCTGCAGTGAAGGTACTTCCTATGAAGATTACCTGCATCGTCTTGCCGAAGTTGAAGTTAATAGTTCCTATATCTTTTTTTCCTGTTTCGAAAATATGGGAAGGACTGCTCCCGTTATGCCGGATGATTTGAATCATATGCTGGCCAGCGCTTATTTATCCGGATTTTTTGAAATCGTAGTACATGATATGCCAAAAGAAGAAGCCTGGACTTATGTGGATAAACTTACTGATTTTTTTGCCGCAGGCTGGAAGGACTTGCTGGGATTTTCTTAA
- a CDS encoding ABC transporter ATP-binding protein, producing MSEKKLQSKKPGTAARLAEYAGEHKREYVLSVVLAILGVGAGMVPYYAVSRMIVLLLEGNKEYRVYLVWSGVMALGFLGKAAFHNISTTMSHKATFAVISEVRRRIGKKLKLVPMGYVLDTPSGKFKNIMVEKVDSIEPTLAHVLPEMTSNLLVPIAIVIYLFAIDWRMALISLITLPVGAVCYMGMMKDYEPRFAEYVRVGQHMNATAVEYINGIEVIKAFGQSASSYNKFTDAVRHNANYGLDWMKEVQLYFSMGIGIWPAVLIGVLPAGCIFYRNGSLSAGDFITIMILALGIMSPLLSAMYYTDDLAKIGIIVGEIGDILEEKEQERPEQRASLKGLDIKLNNVTFGYKEKEVLHGVNLSLPAGTVTAFVGPSGGGKSTIAKLIASFWDVTTGSITIGGVKLSDIPQSQLMELIAYVAQDNYLFDQSILDNIRLGNPEATDEQVIEAAKASGCHEFILGLENGYHTIAGGAGGHLSGGERQRITIARAMLKNAPIIILDEATAYTDPENEAVIQKAVARLVEGKTLIVIAHRLSTITDSDQIAVIKSGRVAGVGTHEELLKSNPLYSELWQAHISSKDRIEGGQ from the coding sequence ATGTCAGAGAAAAAATTACAAAGTAAAAAGCCTGGGACCGCTGCAAGGCTGGCAGAATATGCGGGAGAGCATAAAAGAGAATATGTGCTGTCAGTAGTACTTGCAATTTTAGGGGTCGGTGCCGGTATGGTGCCTTATTATGCGGTGTCACGAATGATTGTCCTGTTGTTGGAGGGAAATAAGGAGTACCGCGTATATCTTGTCTGGAGCGGTGTAATGGCTCTTGGATTCTTAGGAAAGGCTGCTTTTCACAATATTTCAACAACAATGTCTCATAAGGCTACCTTTGCCGTTATCTCAGAAGTCAGAAGACGAATCGGCAAGAAGCTGAAGTTGGTGCCTATGGGGTATGTTCTTGACACACCTTCCGGTAAATTCAAGAACATTATGGTTGAAAAGGTAGACAGCATAGAACCGACCCTGGCACATGTACTGCCGGAAATGACATCCAATCTGCTGGTTCCCATTGCCATTGTGATCTATCTCTTTGCAATTGACTGGCGTATGGCATTGATATCACTGATAACTCTTCCTGTTGGTGCAGTGTGTTATATGGGGATGATGAAGGACTATGAACCACGTTTTGCTGAGTACGTAAGAGTTGGACAGCATATGAATGCTACAGCAGTAGAATACATAAATGGTATTGAAGTAATCAAAGCTTTTGGACAGTCCGCCTCTTCTTATAATAAATTTACGGATGCAGTCCGTCACAATGCTAACTATGGTCTGGACTGGATGAAGGAAGTACAGCTGTATTTTTCCATGGGAATTGGAATCTGGCCGGCAGTGCTCATCGGAGTGCTTCCGGCAGGCTGTATCTTTTACCGCAACGGTTCTCTGTCAGCCGGTGATTTCATTACGATAATGATTCTGGCGCTTGGTATTATGTCACCACTTCTGTCAGCAATGTATTATACCGATGATCTTGCCAAAATAGGTATTATTGTTGGTGAGATAGGAGATATACTGGAGGAAAAAGAACAGGAACGTCCGGAGCAAAGAGCTTCCTTAAAGGGACTCGATATCAAGCTGAACAACGTCACCTTTGGTTACAAAGAAAAAGAGGTACTTCATGGAGTGAATCTTTCGCTTCCAGCTGGTACTGTTACGGCTTTCGTTGGCCCCTCCGGTGGAGGAAAATCCACTATAGCAAAGCTGATTGCTTCCTTTTGGGATGTCACCACCGGTTCTATTACCATTGGTGGGGTAAAGCTGAGTGATATACCGCAGTCCCAACTGATGGAGCTGATTGCTTATGTTGCCCAGGATAATTACTTATTCGACCAGAGTATTCTTGATAATATAAGACTGGGAAATCCGGAGGCAACAGATGAACAGGTCATAGAGGCTGCAAAAGCTTCCGGCTGCCATGAATTTATTTTGGGACTGGAGAACGGCTATCATACCATCGCAGGAGGTGCAGGCGGTCATCTCTCCGGCGGTGAAAGACAACGGATAACCATTGCACGTGCCATGTTAAAAAATGCCCCGATTATTATTCTGGATGAAGCAACTGCTTATACTGATCCGGAAAATGAAGCAGTTATCCAGAAGGCAGTTGCCAGACTGGTTGAAGGAAAGACACTGATTGTGATTGCACATCGCCTGTCAACCATTACAGATTCCGACCAGATCGCGGTTATTAAAAGCGGCCGGGTTGCCGGTGTGGGGACTCATGAGGAGCTCTTAAAATCAAATCCTTTATATAGTGAACTGTGGCAGGCACATATCAGTTCCAAAGACAGAATAGAAGGAGGACAATAA
- a CDS encoding aminotransferase-like domain-containing protein, with product MYKYQKLAETIRENILKGELKPGEKLASIHSVASEKGCNTDTVIKAYRLLEEEHLIYSAARSGYYVVKAINRLQTANAATDLSTVRPPDSINPYKDFYHCMEKSITIYKNKLLEYAPAQGMEELRTVLAKHLMNFHIFTKPQDICITNGAQQALYILASMNFPCRGKKILVEQPTYSVMLQALYCNRQNVAGIKRTDEGLNLEELEAQFQTGEIKFFYTMPRFMNPTGFSYKREEKRKILQLASRYDVYLVEDDYLADLETDEKEDSLYAMGEKDKIIHIRSFSKTLLPGLRLGMAIIPEILKEEFLRYKQSMDLNTPILTQGALEIYLKSSMYKSHVARTRKFYQKKMQVLKEICHDTFGEETYYHVPESGIYAFIQTEKNTAEAVVNRLKKQGILVNGIKNSYLPGFEETEGIRLCVCNCEDKELIRAVKLLKNEMSKCIKGANA from the coding sequence ATGTATAAATATCAGAAATTAGCAGAGACAATTCGTGAGAATATTTTAAAAGGCGAATTAAAGCCAGGGGAGAAGCTTGCTTCCATTCACTCAGTGGCTAGTGAGAAAGGCTGTAATACAGATACAGTAATAAAAGCTTACAGACTATTAGAGGAAGAGCATCTGATATATTCCGCTGCCAGAAGCGGTTATTACGTGGTCAAGGCAATAAACAGATTGCAAACTGCCAATGCAGCAACAGATCTAAGTACTGTAAGACCTCCGGACAGTATAAATCCCTATAAAGACTTTTACCATTGTATGGAGAAATCTATCACTATATATAAGAATAAATTACTGGAATATGCACCGGCACAAGGGATGGAGGAATTAAGAACTGTACTGGCAAAGCATTTAATGAATTTTCATATCTTTACAAAACCTCAGGATATCTGCATTACAAACGGGGCACAGCAGGCGTTGTATATCCTGGCCTCCATGAATTTTCCGTGCAGAGGGAAAAAGATATTAGTAGAGCAGCCCACCTATTCTGTTATGCTACAGGCCCTGTATTGTAATAGGCAAAACGTCGCAGGCATTAAACGCACCGATGAAGGACTTAATCTGGAGGAACTTGAAGCCCAATTTCAGACAGGTGAGATCAAGTTCTTTTATACTATGCCCCGGTTTATGAATCCCACAGGTTTCAGCTACAAAAGGGAAGAAAAACGAAAGATCTTACAGCTGGCTTCCCGTTATGACGTATATCTGGTAGAGGATGATTATCTGGCAGATCTGGAAACAGATGAGAAAGAGGATTCCCTCTATGCCATGGGAGAGAAAGATAAGATTATCCATATCCGAAGCTTTTCTAAGACTCTTCTTCCGGGCCTGCGTCTTGGGATGGCAATTATACCGGAGATCTTAAAAGAGGAATTCCTGCGTTATAAGCAAAGTATGGATCTTAACACACCGATTCTGACACAGGGTGCTCTGGAAATTTACCTAAAGAGCAGTATGTACAAATCACATGTAGCAAGAACCAGAAAATTTTATCAGAAAAAAATGCAGGTGCTAAAAGAAATCTGTCATGATACATTTGGGGAAGAAACTTACTATCATGTTCCGGAATCTGGAATTTATGCCTTTATTCAAACGGAAAAGAATACAGCAGAAGCAGTGGTAAACAGATTAAAAAAGCAAGGTATCCTGGTTAACGGTATTAAGAACAGTTATTTGCCGGGTTTTGAAGAGACAGAAGGGATACGGCTATGTGTGTGTAACTGTGAGGATAAAGAATTGATAAGAGCCGTTAAGTTGTTAAAGAATGAAATGAGCAAATGTATAAAAGGAGCAAATGCGTAA
- a CDS encoding zinc dependent phospholipase C family protein, with protein MPSTYAHYRLGKEVVLSLPEGLRDIINKHIELYDIGLHGPDILFYYKPFYENRVNQTGFGMHEEPGKYFFEGAGNIIRGKEKKEAHLAYIFGFICHFVLDSQCHGYIEEKIERSGVSHTEIEAEFDRELLQRDGYNPISKSLTDHILPSENSGKVISEFFQDISAEEIILSLEAMKHYNQMLRAPRLYQRLVIYGILAVTGNYKEMHGLVMNRKANLSCEDSTEMLKRLYVTAVGEAIRLITEYDEYIRQKQPLDIRYRQTFGSKDEEMLKGERLA; from the coding sequence ATGCCGTCAACTTATGCTCATTACAGACTAGGTAAAGAAGTGGTACTTTCTTTACCTGAAGGATTACGGGATATAATTAATAAACATATAGAACTGTACGATATCGGTCTTCATGGGCCGGATATTCTTTTTTATTACAAGCCTTTTTATGAAAACCGGGTGAATCAGACCGGGTTTGGCATGCATGAGGAGCCGGGAAAGTATTTCTTTGAAGGCGCCGGAAATATCATCAGAGGGAAAGAAAAGAAGGAAGCTCACCTGGCTTATATTTTCGGGTTTATCTGCCATTTTGTTCTGGATAGCCAATGCCATGGTTATATCGAGGAGAAGATCGAAAGAAGCGGAGTCAGTCATACGGAAATTGAAGCGGAGTTTGACAGAGAATTGCTTCAAAGGGATGGCTACAATCCGATAAGCAAGTCCCTGACAGATCACATTCTTCCCTCTGAGAATAGCGGTAAGGTGATATCGGAATTCTTTCAGGATATTTCAGCGGAAGAAATAATCCTATCCTTGGAAGCTATGAAACATTACAATCAGATGCTGCGGGCACCCAGGCTATATCAACGTCTGGTTATCTATGGAATTCTTGCGGTCACTGGGAATTATAAAGAAATGCACGGGTTGGTTATGAACAGAAAGGCAAATTTAAGCTGTGAAGACAGTACGGAAATGTTAAAGCGGCTGTATGTTACAGCTGTCGGGGAAGCTATCCGGCTTATTACAGAATATGATGAATATATAAGGCAGAAGCAACCTCTGGATATCAGGTACCGTCAAACCTTCGGGTCTAAGGACGAGGAGATGTTGAAGGGGGAAAGACTGGCATGA
- a CDS encoding MFS transporter, which translates to MTIWRSSRILTKIIPAEKAGEYFGIMDICGQGASFLGTALVSISSQLTGSINKGVGAVAVLFVIGILLFRKAISMRSNTEDKNNTVDDEICLKEQKV; encoded by the coding sequence GTGACTATCTGGCGGAGCAGCAGAATTTTAACCAAAATTATTCCGGCGGAGAAAGCCGGTGAGTATTTCGGTATTATGGATATCTGCGGACAAGGGGCTTCTTTTCTTGGTACTGCATTGGTAAGCATAAGTTCACAGCTGACTGGAAGTATCAATAAAGGTGTTGGAGCCGTTGCTGTCTTGTTCGTAATCGGAATACTTTTGTTTCGCAAGGCAATCTCTATGCGCAGTAATACCGAGGATAAAAATAATACAGTAGATGATGAGATATGTCTAAAGGAACAAAAAGTCTGA